Proteins found in one Triticum aestivum cultivar Chinese Spring chromosome 4D, IWGSC CS RefSeq v2.1, whole genome shotgun sequence genomic segment:
- the LOC123100649 gene encoding pollen allergen Phl p 1: MASSSVLLVAAVLAAVVWGARGIPKVPPGPNITASPASYGNKWLDAKTTWYGKPTGSGPKDNGGACGYKEVDKAPFHGMTSCGNIPIFKDGRGCGSCFELKCTKPEACSGKPTIVTITDKNEEPIAPYHFDLSGHAFGSMAKKGEEQKLRDAGEVEIMFRRVKCKYPPGTKVNFHVEKSSNENYLALVIKFLQGDGDVVGVDIKRKGEDKWTALNESWGAVWRIDTPHKLIGPFSVRYTTEGGTKTTVEDVIPKGWKADTSYEAKGGY; the protein is encoded by the coding sequence ATGGCTTCCTCGTCGGTGCTGCTGGTTGCGGCGGTGTTGGCCGCGGTCGTGTGGGGCGCGCGCGGCATCCCCAAGGTTCCCCCGGGCCCCAACATCACGGCGTCGCCTGCGAGCTACGGCAACAAGTGGCTGGACGCCAAGACCACGTGGTACGGCAAGCCGACGGGCTCCGGGCCCAAGGACAACGGCGGCGCCTGCGGGTACAAGGAGGTGGACAAGGCCCCCTTCCACGGCATGACCTCCTGCGGCAACATCCCCATCTTCAAGGACGGCCGCGGCTGCGGCTCCTGCTTCGAGCTCAAGTGCACCAAGCCAGAGGCCTGCTCCGGCAAGCCCACCATCGTCACCATCACCGACAAGAACGAGGAGCCCATCGCCCCCTACCACTTCGACCTCTCCGGCCACGCCTTCGGCTCCATGGCCAAGAAGGGCGAGGagcagaagctgcgcgacgccggcgaggtggagaTCATGTTCCGGCGCGTCAAGTGCAAGTACCCGCCGGGCACCAAGGTGAACTTCCACGTGGAGAAGTCCTCCAACGAAAACTACCTGGCGCTGGTGATCAAATTCCTCCAAGGCGACGGCGACGTGGTGGGCGTGGACATCAAGCGGAAGGGCGAGGACAAGTGGACCGCACTCAACGAGTCGTGGGGAGCCGTGTGGAGGATCGACACCCCCCACAAGCTCATCGGCCCCTTCTCCGTCCGCTACACCACCGAGGGCGGCACCAAGACGACCGTCGAGGACGTCATCCCCAAGGGCTGGAAGGCCGACACCTCCTACGAGGCCAAGGGCGGGtactga